One window from the genome of Engraulis encrasicolus isolate BLACKSEA-1 chromosome 16, IST_EnEncr_1.0, whole genome shotgun sequence encodes:
- the pcolce2a gene encoding procollagen C-endopeptidase enhancer 2, protein MKTIILNFLVSLFFVRIQTQTHRRPKPVFTCGGNFTGDSGVIGSQGYPGVYPANAKCVWRITVTRGKVVALSFRVLDLESDTLCRYDYVDVYDGHLHGQRLGRFCGTSRPGALVTNGNKMQVTMVSDANTAGSGFMAVFSAVRPNEKGDRYCGGLLDRPSGSLKTPNWPDKDYPAGVTCTWHIVAPRNQVVELKFEKFDVERDNYCRYDHVAIFNGAEANDASRIGRYCGDSPPAPIYSDGNHLLIQFLSDLSLTADGFIGHYQFKTKSSLLTKAPPLLATAATTPATTTRPMVLAYSEALCKQKCRRTGVIDTHFCSSNFVITGTLVSAAVREQSVHAVLSVITIYKQGELAIQQAGKSLSTRLVILCRKCPLVRRGLNYIVMGQIDEEGRGVITPNSFVMAFKGKRHRELSVLKNINC, encoded by the exons ATGAAGACTATCATTCTGAACTTCCTCGTATCGCTTTTCTTCGTTAGGATCCAGACGCAAACTCACCGGAG GCCTAAACCGGTTTTTACCTGTGGTGGAAATTTTACTGGAGACTCCGGCGTCATCGGTAGTCAGGGATACCCAGGTGTCTACCCAGCGAATGCGAAATGCGTGTGGAGAATTACG GTGACACGCGGCAAGGTGGTGGCTTTGTCATTCCGAGTGCTTGACCTGGAGAGTGACACCCTGTGCAGGTATGACTATGTTGACGTGTATGATGGACACCTCCATGGCCAGAGGCTGGGGCGTTTCTGTGGTACCTCCAGGCCAGGTGCCTTGGTCACCAATGGCAACAAGATGCAGGTGACCATGGTGTCGGATGCCAACACAGCTGGCAGTGGATTTATGGCTGTTTTCTCCGCTGTGCGTCCCAACGAGAAAG GAGATCGATACTGTGGAGGGCTCCTGGACCGTCCGTCAGGGTCCCTGAAGACACCCAACTGGCCTGACAAGGACTATCCGGCAGGTGTCACCTGCACCTGGCATATTGTGGCCCCCCGAAATCAG GTCGTCGAGCTGAAGTTTGAAAAGTTTGACGTGGAGAGGGACAACTACTGTCGCTATGACCACGTAGCCATCTTCAACGGAGCGGAGGCGAACGACGCCAGCCGCATCGGGAGGTACTGCGGTGACAGCCCTCCTGc CCCAATTTACTCTGATGGCAACCATCTCCTCATTCAGTTTCTGTCCGATCTGAGCTTGACTGCCGACGGCTTCATCGGCCACTACCAGTTCAAGACCAAGAGTTCCCTCCTCACCAAGGCACCTCCTCTCTTGGCCACGGCCGCCACGACACCTGCCACCACCACAAGGCCTATGG tATTAGCATATTCAGAGGCCCTGTGCAAGCAGAAGTGCAGGAGGACCGGCGTGATTGACACACACTTCTGTTCCAGCAACTTCG TGATAACAGGCACACTGGTGTCGGCGGCTGTGCGTGAGCAAAGCGTGCACGCGGTGCTCTCCGTCATCACCATCTACAAGCAGGGGGAGCTGGCCATCCAGCAGGCCGGCAAGAGCCTCAGCACCCGCCTGGTCATCCTGTGCCGCAAGTGTCCTCTGGTCAGGCGAG GCCTGAACTACATCGTAATGGGCCAGAttgatgaggaggggaggggagtgatcACGCCCAACAGCTTCGTGATGGCCTTCAAAGGGAAAAGGCACCGAGAGCTGAGCGTGCTGAAGAATATCAACTGCTGA